One genomic window of Peromyscus maniculatus bairdii isolate BWxNUB_F1_BW_parent chromosome 2, HU_Pman_BW_mat_3.1, whole genome shotgun sequence includes the following:
- the Mcmdc2 gene encoding minichromosome maintenance domain-containing protein 2 isoform X2: protein MMQGIVMAMTTVTKYTRGARFLCSDEVCPLSEGFQYIRVHVPGATESATVRNDFVCGLCSSSLQEDRKFRVLGDKQIVEIITTKVLHAFQGDSKNQPFRFQSLSIFLRDELVNKMKIGNEYKIIGIPACVKTSQTALCIEANSITPYTAKVPSGISDNLRCLLSLTSSSCWKFTAILANIFASQIVPPGTYNLLKLCLLMSLVQTRDCNRDSEDCLDILIITSDTLLVERLLKYSMNLVSRGIHHPVSTEVFPTVYRNRYGTGAVSIQAGSALLAKGGICFIGDLTSHKKDRLEQLQSVLESRSMTVFIPGKKFGDDNDQQMTFPIQCSFWSFVDMDSSSRRNVQKTSTLIGQMDYSLIPANLGEAFGLLINCNESSPCHPFLPTVQHTLKKAMDPEGLLYLASKQFTTEDFEKLLAFAKNLNMEFSLEAERMIHGYYLASRRIRTDSVHGSKLSASALKHLVSLSEAHARLNLRNKVLKEDVLIAALLFELSLTLKYGATAFCVAPNALFPFELYDEGHLEQRDLHLTQYQQQLQQFIATCGPGTAIFSSDE from the exons GATTTCAGTACATAAGAGTCCACGTGCCTGGTGCTACCGAATCTGCCACAGTAAGAAATGACTTTGTGTGCGGCCTATGTTCATCTTCACTTCAGGAAGACAGGAAATTTAGAGTACttggtg ATAAACAGATAGTTGAAATAATTACCACAAAAGTGCTTCATGCTTTTCAAGGAGATTCTAAAAACCAGCCCTTTAGGTTTCAATCACTTAGTATTTTCCTAAGAG ATGAGCtagtgaataaaatgaaaataggaaatgaatataaaattattgGAATTCCAGCCTGTGTCAAAACTTCACAAACTGCTCTCTGTATAGAAGCAAATAGTATCACCCCTTACACAGCAAAAG ttccttCAGGAATTAGTGACAACTTGAGGTGTCTCCTCTCCTTGACTTCCAGCTCATGCTGGAAGTTCACGGCAATACTTGCCAATATCTTTGCCTCACAGATTGTTCCTCCTGGGACTTACAATTTGCTCAAACTCTGTTTGTTGATGAGTCTAGTACAGACAAGAGACTGCAACAGGGACTCAGAAGACTGCTTGGATATCTTAATTATAACCAGTGACACTCTGCTGGTAGAGAG ACTTTTGAAGTATAGCATGAATCTTGTCTCCCGTGGTATACATCACCCAGTCTCTACTGAAGTGTTTCCCACTGTGTACAGAAATAGATATGGAACTGGAGCAGTGAGCATTCAGGCTGGCAGTGCCTTGTTAGCTAAGGGCGGTATCTGCTTTATAGGAGACCTGACATCACATAAGAAAGATAGACTCGAACAGCTTCAGTCAG TTTTGGAGAGCAGAAGCATGACAGTGTTTATCCCAGGAAAGAAGTTTGGGGATGATAACGACCAGCAAATGACTTTCCCCATTCAATGCagtttttggtcttttgttgATATGGATTCATCTTCAAGGAGAAATGTGCAGAAAACCAGTACTCTGATTGGTCAGATG GATTACAGTTTGATCCCAGCCAATCTTGGGGAGGCATTTGGATTGTTGATTAACTGCAACGAGTCATCTCCTTGCCACCCATTTCTTCCCACTGTGCAACATACTTTAAAGAAAGCTATGGATCCTGAGGGGCTGCTTTATTTAGCTTCTAAACAGTTCACAACTGAAGATTTTGAAAAG CTACTGGCTTTTGCGAAGAATTTGAATATGGAATTCAGcttggaggcagaaagaatgattCATGGCTATTATCTAGCCAGTCGCAGAATCAGAACGGATTCTGTCCACGGATCGAAGCTGTCAGCATCTGCACTGAAACACTT agttTCTTTATCTGAAGCCCATGCTCGACTGAACCTCCGGAATAAAGTGCTCAAAGAAGATGTGCTAATTGCAGCCTTATTGTTTGAACTGTCTCTCACACTGAAATATG GGGCCACTGCATTTTGTGTTGCTCCCAATGCACTCTTTCCATTTGAACTGTATGATGAAGGACACTTAGAGCAAAGAGATCTTCACCTGACTCAGTACCAACAGCAGCTCCAACAGTTTATCGCCACATGTGGACCTGGGACAGCCATCTTTTCTAGTGATGAATAA